The Podospora pseudocomata strain CBS 415.72m chromosome 3, whole genome shotgun sequence genome window below encodes:
- a CDS encoding hypothetical protein (BUSCO:EOG09264XYD; COG:S; EggNog:ENOG503NZ0I), with protein sequence MVYYFTSTVVDPPAYIYVGKDKFENKLSSAHIYLRLPEGQTWDAIPDPLLTDLGQLTKANSIEGNKKDNITIIYTPWSNLKKDGSMAVGQVSFKDQKKVKRILIPQRENPIVNRLNKTKVEKHPDLRQEKEDRLKELRKRDHSAFLARKKEEARIAKERQEKKYQKDHAYDDIFTEENLAQSSNQDRGSDWEDDFM encoded by the exons ATGGTCTACTATTTCACCTCGACCGTGGTTGACCCGCCGGCGTACATTTATGTTGGCAAGGACAAGTTTGAGA ACAAGCTCTCCTCAGCCCACATctacctccgcctccccgaAGGCCAAACCTGGGACGCCATCCCcgaccccctcctcaccgaccTCGGCCAGCTGACAAAGGCCAACTCGATCGAGGGCAACAAAAAggacaacatcaccatcatctaCACCCCCTGGTCCAACCTGAAAAAGGACGGCTCCATGGCCGTCGGCCAGGTCTCGTTCAAGGACCAGAAGAAAGTCAAGCGGATCCTGATCCCCCAAAGGGAGAACCCCATCGTGAACAGGctcaacaagaccaaggtgGAGAAGCACCCTGACTTGaggcaggagaaggaggatagACTCAAAgagctgaggaagagggatcATAGTGCTTTTCTGGCGAGG aaaaaagaagaagcccgcATCGCCAAAGAGCGCCAGGAGAAGAAATACCAAAAGGACCACGCCTACGACGACATCTTCACCGAGGAGAACCTGGCCCAGTCCAGCAACCAGGACAGGGGGTCAGATTGGGAGGATGATTTCATGTAG
- the mrpl16 gene encoding 39S ribosomal protein L16, mitochondrial (BUSCO:EOG09264T3S; EggNog:ENOG503NX8U; COG:J), with the protein MPPRPSPPLSSLLSALTSLRLTTPRPSPLNHATTTIRTFTTTPTLQGSWLEPNLLRKNKMMKGRPRVPTGGSTKGTTVVWGDYGLRMCDHGRRISAKHFKMAEDTIKARLRGQKYRLYKRKCCNVGVFISGNEMRMGKGKGSFDHWAARVAANQVIFEIRGVLHEQVIRDAFRLAGNKLPGQYEIITKNDPPVVGITKLENGLTLEDLKRPRKKLPAPVVEETSTSATEATSSAPPPS; encoded by the exons ATGCCACCAcgaccctccccccccctctcctccctcctcagcgccctcacctccctccgcctcaccaccccccgcccatcccccctcaaccatgccaccaccaccatccgcaccttcaccaccactccaACACTCCAAGGCTCCTGGCTAGAaccaaacctcctccgcaaaaACAAAATGATGAAAGGCCGTCCCCGGGTCCCAACCGGCGGCTCAACCAAAGGAACGACCGTCGTCTGGGGCGACTACGGGCTCAGGATGTGCGACCACGGGAGACGCATCAGCGCCAAACACTTCAAGATGGCCGAGGACACCATCAAGGCACGGCTCAGGGGGCAAAAGTACAGGTTGTACAAACGAAAGTGCTGCAATGTGGGGGTGTTTATTAGTGGGAATGAG ATGCGCATGGGCAAAGGAAAAGGCTCCTTCGACCACTGGGCCGCCCGCGTGGCCGCCAACCAGGTCATCTTCGAGATCCGTGGCGTCCTCCACGAGCAGGTCATTCGAGACGCCTTCAGGCTGGCAGGCAACAAGCTGCCCGGTCAGTACgaaatcatcaccaagaacgACCCCCCCGTAGtcggcatcaccaagctcgAAAACGGTCTCACCCTCGAAGACCTcaagaggccgaggaagaagcttCCTGCCCCTGTTGTCGAAGAGACATCCACATCTGCCACAGAGGCGACCTCGagtgctcctcctccttcataG
- a CDS encoding hypothetical protein (EggNog:ENOG503P7VK): MPRRTPTPNLTTLTSKLESASTRLRKSFKYTDDNSTDDDIPEVMDEQEQETLITTLTTRNAHSNTLTLRLLLTLPVLSSLPYLLLFPTSPPIFPLLALSSLSSTLYLLYTLPVTSTGFNALDKPPPSIQGKIIQPPVAKSPLEEYLPWLNLLLVTVLALMGLVQEKTGKGGGPHPVLLGVLPGVVYGVCVATKKTMAGVDVEKELGRLRYGYKGA; encoded by the exons ATGCCACGAagaacccccacccccaacctcaccaccctaACCTCAAAGCTCGAATCGGCCTCGACCCGCCTCCGCAAAAGCTTCAAATACACCGACGACAACAGCACCGACGATGACATCCCAGAAGTGATGGACGAACAAG AACAAGAAACCCTCatcacaaccctcaccacccgcaaTGCCcactccaacaccctcaccctccgcctcctcctcaccctccccgtcctctcttccctcccctACCTCCTTTTATTCCCCACATctccccccatcttcccccttctagccctctcctccctatCATCAACCCTCTACCTGCTGTACACCCTCCCCGTCACCTCGACAGGCTTCAACGCCCTCgacaaaccaccccccagcATCCAAGGGAAGATAATCCAACCGCCAGTTGCCAAGTCCCCGTTGGAAGAGTACCTCCCCTGGTTGAACTTGTTGCTAGTGACAGTACTAGCATTAATGGGCTTAGTGCAAGAGAAAACAGGAAAAGGTGGGGGGCCTCACCCGGTATTGCTAGGCGTGCTACCGGGCGTGGTGTACGGCGTTTGTGTTGCAACAAAAAAGACGATGGcgggggtggatgtggaaaAGGAGTTGGGCCGGTTGAGGTATGGGTATAAGGGTGCTTGA
- the rpl15 gene encoding 60S ribosomal protein L15 (EggNog:ENOG503NV1F; COG:J; BUSCO:EOG09264L0C), with product MGALKYLEELSKKKQSDVVRFLLRVRCWELRQLNVIHRASRPSRPDKARRLGYKAKQGYVIYRVRVRRGGRKKPVPKGATYGKPTNQGVNQLKYQRSLKATAEERVGRRCANLRVLNSYWINQDSTYKYFEVILVDPQHKAIRRDPRINWIVNPVHKHRESRGLTATGKKSRGLNKGHRYNKTKAGRRKTWKRHNTLSLWRYR from the exons ATGGGCGCCCTCAAGTACCTCGAAGAGctctccaagaagaagcagagcgATGTCGTTCGCTTCCTTCTCCGGGTTCGCTGCTGGGAG CTCCGCCAGTTGAACGTCATCCACCGTGCTTCCCGCCCCAGCCGCCCCGACAAGgcccgccgcctcggctACAAGGCCAAGCAGGGCTATGTCATCTACCGCGTGCGTGTCCGCCGTGGTGGTCGCAAGAAGCCCGTCCCCAAGGGTGCTACTTACG GCAAGCCCACCAACCAGGGTGTGAACCAGCTCAAGTACCAGCGCTCCCTCAAGGCCACCGCTGAGGAGCGTGTCGGCCGCCGTTGCGCCAACCTCCGCGTCCTCAACTCTTACTGGATCAACCAGGACTCCACCTACAAGTACTTTgaggtcatcctcgtcgaccCCCAGCACAAGGCCATCCGCCGCGATCCCCGCATCAACTGGATCGTCAACCCCGTGCACAAGCACCGCGAGTCCCGCGGCCTCACTGCCACCGGCAAGAAGTCCCGCGGTCTCAACAAGGGCCACCGCtacaacaagaccaaggctgGCCGCAGAAAGACCTGGAAGCGccacaacaccctctccctctggCGCTACAGGTAA
- the COA1 gene encoding cytochrome oxidase assembly protein 1 (EggNog:ENOG503P37B; BUSCO:EOG09265LIB; COG:S) — MLLSRLTQRAALFRRIPSQISQRTQPLRQQIQKRTLIPAPKRGDGPLMERRADRELPPLPSSKWMKTLPLFALCVGVASVAIFNYQKFSSPVVGATLYALRTSDVGREHLGDNIYFAQQIPWISGTLNQVQGRIDITFRVKGTKGEGVMRFASFRPSPRGVFETTEWSLEMDGGKKIDLLDGAEDPFKAMTGADQLGIDLDDDEGDSFAAKRGFRK; from the exons ATGCTGCTGTCAAGGTTAACACAAAGGGCGGCCCTCTTCAGGCGGATACCCTCCCAAATATCACAGCGGACACAACCCCTCAGGCAGCAAATACAAAAACGAACCTTAATACCAGCCCCCAAACGAGGCGACGGCCCCCTCATGGAGCGCAGAGCAGACAGAGAGCTTCCCC ccctcccctcctccaaatgGATgaaaaccctccccctcttcgcCCTCTGTGTGGGCGTCGCCTCggtcgccatcttcaactaCCAAAagttctcctcccccgtcgtCGGCGCCACCCTCTACGCCCTCCGCACCTCGGACGTCGGCCGCGAGCACCTTGGCGACAACATCTACTTTGCGCAGCAGATCCCCTGGATCTCTGGCACTCTCAACCAGGTCCAGGGCAGGATCGATATTACGTTCAGGGTGAAGGGCAcaaagggggagggcgtCATGCGGTTTGCCTCGTTCAGGCCGTCGCCAAGGGGCGTGTTTGAGACGACAGAGtggagcttggagatggatgggggaAAGAAGATTGACCTGCTGGACGGAGCCGAGGATCCCTTCAAGGCCATGACGGGGGCTGACCAGCTGGGGATTGatctggatgatgatgagggtgataGCTTTGCTGCCAAGAGGGGGTTCAGGAAGTAG
- a CDS encoding hypothetical protein (EggNog:ENOG503P68Q) yields the protein MVAATAGGWLPPRLPTPFVYPSSSVGTSTSSSGRRGGGGGGVYTELNRSHSSPSPHPSTPNPSLTTPTPELDNNSRGFLLPESESRIPPRKPIIMNGREKYRHHNFPPAAPKSWIKYIILVTVLLAMDGIISLALVSSTMSFLHNYGKGPFEMGYPLGVSGFLLSGHPAGLVTNHGHAVNAAGGTAVVVVGGGGVLGLWGLWRFHSRRRKDYANYTRSPLPRVFQAWAVVVVLSFLLSLGALAYTFVETRRTSGQSIDPNVAEEYQFPRLYPDDRWTPETWFEAVIALPMEDSMDEEVIREKLRLMRGWKWNTIPMFLLGLTLAGLVVREVAVFGGWGSKGRRVRKEKRQEELGMAGLNGMSGYRGVGDGPL from the exons ATGGTAGCCGCCACCGCTGGCGGCTGgctccccccccgcctcccaaccccctttgtctacccatcctcatcagtagggacctcaacctcgtcgaGCGGtcgccgcggcggcggcggcggcggtgtctACACCGAACTCAACAGAAGCcattcctctccctctccccacccatcaacccccaacccctcgcTCACAACCCCCACGCCTGAACTTGACAACAACTCGAGGGGGTTTCTACTACCGGAATCAGAATCAAGGATACCACCCCGAAAACCGATAATCATGAACGGCAGAGAAAAATACCGGCATCACAACTTCCCGCCTGCGGCGCCGAAATCGTGGATAAAGTACATTATCCTGGTCACGGTACTGCTAGCAATGGACGGGATCATCTCCCTTGCGCTCGTCTCATCAACCATGTCTTTTCTCCATAACTACGGAAAGGGACCCTTCGAGATGGGCTACCCGTTGGGTGTGTCTGGCTTCCTGCTCTCCGGACACCCGGCCGGCTTGGTGACGAACCATGGGCATGCTGTCAATGCGGCGGGTgggacggcggtggtggtagttgggggagggggggtgttgggcttgtgggggttgtggaggtttCATTCGCGG agaagaaaagactaTGCAAACTACACTCGTTCCCCACTGCCCAGGGTTTTTCAGGCctgggctgttgttgtggtctTGTCGTTTTTGCTTTCGCTTGGGGCGTTGGCGTACACTTTTGTCGAGACGAGGCGGACGAGCGGGCAGAGTATTGATCCGAATGTGGCCGAGGAGTACCAGTTTCCACGGTTGTATCCTGATGATAGGTGGACGCCCGAGACTTGGTTTGAGGCTGTGATTGCGTTGCCGATGGAGGATTcgatggatgaggaggtgattagggagaagctgaggttgatgagggggtggaaaTGGAATACTATTCCCATGTTTCTGCTTGGGTTGACATTGgcagggttggtggtgagggaagTGGCggtgtttggggggtgggggtctaaggggaggagggtgaggaaagagaagagacaggaggagttggggatggcaGGGTTGAATGGGATGAGTGGATAtaggggagttggggatgggcCGTTATGA
- a CDS encoding hypothetical protein (COG:O; EggNog:ENOG503NU3H) — MSHHCHDEHHDHSHGGEGEHDHSDDITPALQFSLYQHIDFDGVATLNEATYGSGKEVLKKTWAERLRVEPEVESDGDEQLLVNVPFTGQVKLHSILLRTSDSDSAPKTMKVIINRDDVDFDVAESATATQEFELARTGEVQEVAVRRARFNAVRRLSLFFPDNFGDGDEDVTRISYIGFKGEWMQLGRAPANILYEAAANPSDHKVKGVGVNQMGSDIQ; from the exons ATGTCCCACCACTGCCACGACGAACACCACGACCACTCtcatggtggggagggagaacaTGACCACAGCGACGACATCACGCCCGCGCTGCAGTTTTCGCTGTACCAGCACATTGACTTTGACGGGGTGGCGACGCTGAATGAGGCTACTTATGGGTCAGGGAAGGAGGTGCTGAAGAAAACGTgggcggagaggttgagggttgaGCCTGAGGTTGAGAGCGATGGGGATGAGCAGTTGTTGGTGAATGTGCC ATTTACCGGACAGGTCAAGCTGCATAGTATCTTGTTGAGGACATCAGACAGTGATTCTGCGCCAAAGACGATGAAAGTTATCATCAACAGGGATGATGTCGATTTTGATGTTGCTGAGAGCGCAACCGCGACGCAGGAGTTTGAGTTAGCCcggacgggggaggtgcaggaggttgcggtg agaagagccCGCTTCAACGCCGTCCGCCGCCtgtccctcttcttccccgacAACTTTGGCGACGGGGACGAGGACGTCACGAGGATATCGTACATTGGTTTCAAGGGGGAGTGGATGCAGCTGGGACGAGCACCGGCAAACATCCTGTacgaggcggcggcgaacCCGAGTGATCACAAGGttaagggggtgggggttaaCCAGATGGGAAGTGACATTCAGTAG
- a CDS encoding hypothetical protein (EggNog:ENOG503NXKC; BUSCO:EOG092642CB; COG:J): MAPRLAPAGAGLTLRLPLRTTSPASLLRTTQFHTSTPQSVKLGWSTLPPRAKPTRFNQVTSGLPAPTAGPAAALKRKAQSTPVRAGVLAIKKGMTAFMGLTGTRIPCTVLQLDRVQTVLNKTRKDHGYWAVQVGFGERDPKNVGAPMLGYYEAKGIAPKEQLAEFKVRDEKGLLPVGVQLMPDWFYIGQRVDVRSNSRGMGFAGGMKRHGFSGQEASHGNSKNHRTIGSAGPSQGSGSRVLPGKKMPGRMGNQRVTVQNLPILLIDNDLGIVVVKGAVAGPKGCVVKIQDACKKPPPPEEHIEKTMRALKERFPNAEEHLQQARERHLELKRARREKRIEEILAGGWEPTREQAEMMERAAAEDGHESLGGEQQQATL, from the coding sequence aTGGCCCCCCGACTGGCGCCAGCAGGCGCAGGACTCACCCTCCGACTACCCCTCCGAACAACCTCCCcggcctccctcctccgaacAACGCAATTCCAcacttccaccccccaatctGTAAAACTCGGCTggtccaccctccccccccgcGCCAAACCAACCCGCTTCAACCAAGTCACCTCCGgcctccccgcccccaccgccgGCCCAGCCGCCGCCCTCAAGCGAAAAGCCCAGTCCACGCCCGTCCGCGCCGGCGTGCTGGCCATAAAGAAGGGCATGACCGCCTTCATGGGCCTGACCGGCACACGCATCCCCTGCACcgtcctccagctcgaccGCGTCCAGACCGTCctcaacaaaacaagaaaagaccACGGGTACTGGGCCGTGCAAGTCGGTTTCGGGGAACGTGACCCGAAAAACGTTGGCGCGCCGATGCTGGGGTACTACGAAGCAAAGGGCATCGCGCCCAAGGAACAACTCGCGGAATTCAAGGTcagggatgagaaggggttgCTGCCGGTCGGTGTGCAGCTCATGCCGGACTGGTTCTACATCGGGCAGAGGGTTGACGTGAGGAGTAACTCCCGGGGTATGGGTTTTGCGGGTGGCATGAAGAGGCATGGGTTTTCGGGGCAGGAGGCGTCGCATGGTAATTCGAAGAACCATCGGACTATTGGTTCTGCTGGTCCTTCGCAGGGTAGCGGCAGCAGAGTGCTGCCGGGGAAGAAGATGCCCGGACGGATGGGGAACCAGAGGGTTACGGTGCAGAACCTGCCGATCCTCCTGATTGATAACGATCTTGGGATCGTGGTTGTCAAGGGGGCTGTGGCGGGGCCGAAGGGGTGCGTGGTCAAGATTCAGGATGCGTGcaagaagccgccgccgccggagGAGCACATtgagaagacgatgagggCTTTGAAGGAGAGGTTTCCCAATGCGGAGGAGCATTTGcagcaggcgagggagaggcaTCTCGAGCTGAAGAGGGCCAGACGGGAAAAAAGGATAGAGGAGATTTTggctggggggtgggagcCGACGAGGGAGCAGGCCGAGATGATGGAGCGGGCGGCTGCTGAGGATGGGCATGAGAGTTTGGgtggggagcagcagcaggctaCGTTGtaa
- the rfc1 gene encoding DNA replication factor C complex subunit Rfc1 (COG:L; BUSCO:EOG09261NW2; EggNog:ENOG503NWJJ) yields MPDIRSFFAPKGGAAAAPSKPAPKKKEEEKKGRGKARKVVEDSDEDEEVVEVKKSTRSTPRKKAAAPIEAKGTEISTSQYFASTKAKLAATTTSSTPKKAAAKPTPELPVRSSPRSKPAAKPAPETKTKKPVTTYKKHTIHDDDAFVDNEDEDAGDDIFAADVRGNKRKKDDYEEEESEEEPQPKPKRIASRSVKKVKDESEEDDFEPAPKKPVAKKPAAKKPAASAASKKRKSPVTDSEESEEEVVKKKPAPKKAAPAKPRATKAKKDADAEPDDVKDILANIPTIQAPDAPPKDPNWKFDFKNKGGGGNAGPAPLAGTVDIPEGEEDCLVGKTFVFTGLLKTISREDGQALVKRYGGKVTGAPSSKTDFVVLGDDAGPSKLRKIKEHNIKTIDEEGLFYLIKTMPAGGGGGKGSEAARKKLEQEEQKAREEAARMEEEEKIKRAEATRAAKAAAAARGTAAPAPQPTVPLTQLWTSKYAPTALNQICGNKANVERIQGWLKNWPKHKKYDFQKRGADGMGGYRAVIISGPPGIGKTTSAHLAAKLEGYDVIESNASDSRSKKLVENGVMEVVNNTSLLGYFAGDGKTADAAKKKIVLVMDEVDGMSAGDRGGVGALAKLCKKTEVPMILICNDRRLPKMKPFDHVAFDIKFQRPTVDQIRSRVMTICHREGLKMPLPVVNALIEGSGKDIRQIINMLATAKLDQTTMDFDQTKAMAKAWEKHVILKPWDICQKIIGGGMFSSASKATLNDKIELYFNDHEFSYLMVQENYLRAKPSAIGGVGMHPKEQNLKHLELVDMAAESISDGDLVDRMIHGPQQHWSLMPTHAVFSTVKPASYIAGQFGAQPTFTSWLGNNSKYGKLSRYVREIHSHMRLKSSGDHNEIRQQYLPVLWRQLVKKLELEGKEAVEDVIELMDSYYLTREDFDFIKELGVGEQDEEKVNIDTQTKSAFTRIYNQASHPVPFMRATNLPAQAKKMSRDVPDLEEAIEEEDDDEAAVAEPVDDEEEELDLSKDKYVKASKKKAAPKKAAAPKKTAAAKKKAAAAVVMDDDEAEEEDVPVRAKAKPAAKPGGRPKKA; encoded by the exons atgCCTGATATTCGGTCGTTTTTTGCACCAAAGGGCggtgcggcggcggcgccatCGAAGCCTgcgcccaagaagaaggaggaggagaaaaaggggcgcGGCA AAGCGAGAAAGGTCGTCGAGgacagtgatgaggatgaggaggtggtaga GGTGAAGAAGAGTACCAGAAGCACACCGAGAAAAAAGGCAGC GGCGCCGATCGAAGCCAAGGGCACTGAAATCTCGACATCACAGTACTTTGCTTCCACCAAGGCCAAACTAGCTGCCACTACCACGTCGAGCACGCCAAAGAAGGCTGCCGCCAAACCCACGCCCGAGCTCCCTGTGCGCTCCAGCCCACGATCCAAACCGGCCGCCAAGCCTGCCCCTGAGAcaaagacgaagaagccGGTCACCACCTACAAGAAGCACACCATCCACGATGACGACGCATTTGTTGAcaacgaggacgaggacgcGGGAGACGACATCTTTGCCGCTGACGTCAGAGGTaacaagagaaagaaggatGACtacgaagaggaggaaagcgaggaggagccaCAACCCAAGCCCAAACGGATTGCTTCCCGTTCTgtgaagaaggtcaaggatGAGTCTGAGGAGGACGATTTCGAACCTGCGCCAAAGAAACCAGTCGCCAAGAAACCAGCTGCTAAGAAACCAGCTGCCTCTGCCGCGAGTAAGAAGCGAAAGTCACCAGTCACCGACAGCGAGGAgtcagaggaggaggtggtcaaAAAGAAGCCCGCTCCCAAGAAGGCAGCACCTGCGAAACCTCGCGCCACGAAAGCCAAGAAGGACGCTGATGCTGAGCCGGATGATGTCAAGGACATTCTTGCCAATATTCCGACGATTCAGGCACCTGATGCTCCCCCGAAGGACCCGAATTGGAAGTTTGATTTCAAGAACAagggcggtggcggcaaTGCTGGTCCGGCTCCGTTGGCTGGTACTGTTGACATTCccgaaggagaggaggactgCCTTGTCGGCAAGACATTTGTCTTCACTGGGCTGCTCAAGACAATATCCCGTGAAGATGGTCAAGCCCTGGTCAAACGATATGGCGGCAAGGTCAccggcgctccaagcagcaagACGGACTTTGTCGTCCTCGGTGACGACGCCGGCCCCAGCAAGCTCAggaagatcaaggagcaCAACATCAAGACTATTGACGAGGAAGGCCTGTTCTATCTCATCAAGACTATGCctgctggtggcggtggtggcaaggGGTCTGAGGCTGCCAGAAAGAAGCTCGAGCAGGAGGAACAGAAAGCCAGAGAGGAAGCTGCTCgcatggaggaggaagaaaagatcAAGCGAGCCGAGGCGACGAGGGCTGccaaagctgctgctgccgcccgTGGAACCgcagctccagctccccagcCAACGGTACCCCTTACCCAACTCTGGACATCAAAGTACGCTCCTACTGCCCTCAACCAGATTTGCGGCAACAAGGCAAACGTAGAGAGGATCCAGGGTTGGCTTAAGAATTGGCCCAAGCACAAAAAGTACGACTTTCAAAAGAGGGGTGCTGATGGCATGGGTGGTTACCGAGCAGTCATCATCTCTGGCCCGCCAGGTATTGGCAAGACTACTTCGGCCCACCTCGCCGCCAAGCTGGAGGGGTACGATGTCATTGAGAGCAATGCTTCCGACAGCCGCAGCAAAAAGCTTGTTGAGAACGGGGTCATGGAGgttgtcaacaacacctcgTTATTGGGCTACTTTGCTGGCGATGGCAAAACTGCGGatgcggccaagaagaagatcgtTCTGGTCATGGACGAGGTGGATGGTATGTCTGCTGGTGATcgtggcggtgttggtgcgCTGGCCAAActctgcaagaagactgaGGTGCCCATGATCCTCATTTGCAACGACCGCCGTCTGCCAAAGATGAAGCCGTTTGATCACGTTGCTTTCGACATCAAGTTCCAACGTCCGACTGTTGATCAGATTCGCTCTCGTGTCATGACCATCTGCCACAGAGAAGGTCTGAAGATGCCTCTTCCAGTCGTCAACGCCTTGATTGAGGGCAGCGGGAAGGACATCCGGCAGATCATCAACATGCTGGCCACGGCGAAACTTGACCAGACCACGATGGACTTTGATCAGACCAAGGCGATGGCCAAGGCCTGGGAGAAGCACGTCATCTTGAAGCCATGGGACATTTGCCAAAAGATTATTGGCGGTGGCATGTTTAGCTCTGCCAGCAAGGCGACCTTGAACGACAAGATTGAGCTGTACTTCAACGACCACGAGTTCAGCTACCTGATGGTGCAGGAGAACTACCTGCGCGCCAAGCCCAGTGCTATAGGGGGTGTGGGCATGCATCCAAAGGAGCAGAACCTGAAGCATCTTGAGCTGGTCGACATGGCGGCTGAGAGCATCAGCGATGGCGATCTGGTTGACCGGATGATCCACGGTCCCCAGCAACACTGGTCTCTGATGCCTACTCATGCCGTCTTTAGCACCGTCAAGCCGGCCTCCTACATTGCCGGCCAGTTCGGCGCTCAGCCTACGTTTACCTCTTGGCtgggcaacaacagcaagtaCGGCAAGCTGTCCCGCTACGTCCGTGAGATTCACTCCCACATGCGTCTCAAGTCTTCTGGCGATCATAATGAGATTCGCCAGCAGTACTTGCCTGTGCTGTGGCGCCAGCTcgtgaagaagctggagctggaaggcaaggaggcggtggaggatgtgatTGAGCTGATGGATAGCTACTACTTGACGAGGGAAGACTTTGACTTTATCAAGGAGCTGGGAGTGGGTGAGcaggacgaggagaaggtgaaTATCGACACGCAGACAAAGTCGGCGTTTACGAGGAT ATACAACCAAGCCTCCCACCCTGTCCCCTTTATGCGGGCGACCAACCTCCCTGCTcaagccaagaagatgaGCCGTGACGTGCCtgacttggaggaggcgattgaggaggaggatgatgatgaggcggCTGTTGCGGAGccggtggatgatgaagaggaggagttggactTGAGCAAGGACAAGTATGTCAAGgcgtccaagaagaaggctgctccgaagaaggctgctgcgccgaagaagacggcggcggcgaagaagaaggcggcagcggcggtggtgatggatgatgatgaggctgaggaggaggatgtgccGGTCAGGGCCAAGGCTAAGCCGGCTGCGAAGCCTGGGGGACGGCCTAAGAAGGCTTGA